The proteins below come from a single Drosophila miranda strain MSH22 chromosome Y unlocalized genomic scaffold, D.miranda_PacBio2.1 Contig_Y1_pilon, whole genome shotgun sequence genomic window:
- the LOC117189874 gene encoding heparan sulfate glucosamine 3-O-sulfotransferase 5-like isoform X2, translating into MPHSFRGQITIEKSPSYFVSPEVPERVRAMNASIKLLLIVREPVTRAISDYTQLRSHAATAILPLAERESSGSGASAAAAQPPKMPSQSLLYAKLQAAHGYDNALVGGSGAGAKETKAKLSVAGRRPAGAGVGAGGTTTTTTPSPMASAAQLAAKSFEELAIFPNGTVIEAYRPLSISMYHVHLHRWLEVFPREQLLVVNGDRLIEDPVSQLRRIEVFLGIEHRVKSEHFYFNETKGFYCLRYDNGDR; encoded by the exons GTGCCGGAACGAGTGCGGGCCATGAACGCGAGCATCAAGCTGCTGCTGATTGTCCGCGAGCCAGTGACCAGGGCCATCTCGGACTACACCCAGCTCCGCAGCCATGCGGCCACTGCCATCCTGCCGCTGGCCGAGCGGGAGAGCTCAGGCAGTGGCGCCTCCGCGGCAGCCGCCCAGCCTCCCAAGATGCCATCACAGTCGCTGCTGTATGCTAAGCTGCAGGCGGCCCATGGCTATGACAATGCCCTGGTCGGTGGCAGTGGGGCGGGCGCCAAGGAGACAAAGGCAAAGTTAAGCGTTGCCGGCAGGCGTCCGGCAGGAGCTGGAGTTGGAGCTGGCGGAACGACAACCACGACAACACCATCGCCGATGGCAAGTGCCGCCCAACTGGCAGCCAA GTCCTTTGAGGAGCTGGCCATATTTCCCAATGGCACCGTTATCGAGGCTTATCGACCGCTCAGCATATCAATGTACCATGTCCATCTGCACCGCTGGCTGGAGGTCTTTCCGCGCGAACAGCTGCTGGTGGTCAACGGGGATCGCCTCATCGAGGACCCGGTCTCCCAGCTGAGGCGCATCGAGGTGTTCTTGG GCATTGAGCATCGTGTGAAGAGCGAGCACTTCTACTTTAACGAGACCAAGGGATTCTACTGCCTGCGCTACGACAATGGAGATCGCTGA